Genomic window (Candidatus Aminicenantes bacterium):
GGGTCATTTTAGTCCGCCGAAGACCGCATGGGTCTGAACCGAAGTGGTGAGCGGTGACCTGTGCCCTCTGGGTATTTGTGCCCGAAAGGGTACTCTCATGCAGCCTTATCATTTTTTCAAATAAGCACAACCCCCAAACCCACACAAAATGGAAGAGAACCCAACTTTTCAACTTTTCAACTTTGAATTGGGGCGGGATTCCAGGTAACGTTTCAGTCCGTCCTTCCAATGGGGCATGCGGTCCAAAGCCTGCTCCTGCAGATGAACGTTCTCCAATACCGAGTACTTTGGTCGCTGGACCTTGACGGCGAATTCGCCGGGCTCCGCCCGGTTCAAGCGCACATTGCTTTCCGCCAGGGAAAAAATCTCCCGGGCGAAGTCATACCAGCTGCAATCTCCGGCAGCGGTTACGTGATACAAACCAAATTCCACTTCAGCCTCAATCATGGCCTTTATCTGAACGGCAATGTCCACAGTGAAAGTGGGTGTGAGGAATTCGTCATCCACCACACGAACCTCTTCCCGTTCCGCGGCCAGTCGCAGCATGGTTTCCACAAAGTTGCCGCCCTTGGCCCGGCAGGGGCGGTGACCGTAGATTCCCGATACCCGCAGAATACAATGCCGGGCCCAGGTTGCGGAAACATAATATTCTCCAGCCAGTTTGGTGTTGGCGTAAACGTTCAAGGGCGCGGGTCGATCAATTTCCAGGTAGGGTTCTTTCTTAAGGCCGTCAAACACGTAATCCGTGCTGATA
Coding sequences:
- the rfbD gene encoding dTDP-4-dehydrorhamnose reductase, with translation MVKIAIIGANGQLGSDILDVLAAAGHEVFPLNHDCIEMADTESIRRAIELTAPGLVINTAAMHHVEKCESEPLQAYRVNALGPATLAAVCRDAGIVLYHISTDYVFDGLKKEPYLEIDRPAPLNVYANTKLAGEYYVSATWARHCILRVSGIYGHRPCRAKGGNFVETMLRLAAEREEVRVVDDEFLTPTFTVDIAVQIKAMIEAEVEFGLYHVTAAGDCSWYDFAREIFSLAESNVRLNRAEPGEFAVKVQRPKYSVLENVHLQEQALDRMPHWKDGLKRYLESRPNSKLKS